In Euwallacea similis isolate ESF13 chromosome 5, ESF131.1, whole genome shotgun sequence, a single window of DNA contains:
- the LOC136409285 gene encoding nuclear transcription factor Y subunit beta-like, producing MNIYINGYISCNFILDSYEKPRYEIYKYSQHDIPPYRGDSSKIFSSSKNSEINVQKAVQYTLPSITEQLPQSALKPGTTLYSSLSAQGQIGGLSPSLSNIPGLEQNNSPLPVVVLRIYPDQLKDSTIHANLPKSHPFAKSINSVNIQSLLLHYIKALQPPQSVESSYSPPSSSEYTNYQLPRVQYQKPQQQYQQRQNNYYQTPNSQYSGYNSGNGVQIEPAPLKYEFRYQSPTPQTPTTKSQPAQPQFYYVQPTTENSYSSEQPSYQYYQQETQQSGYGQEQQPGYNQEVPRQYYSSGEEQQYQQYYQQPYVAGPKLLTNENYPSNSHTRVVFKTDAGTVRTPESEESTKEIKTIKIQVPENIAKVEVEESEQSIYNPYTNHIKYSENQQNNLEQDYPDQGSSPPSGSYYPDSVKRDYYNTQDSPAAETSFNYQNIDYDQMVRYFVRRGAMPKYFYQQPDNVEESEQRSTSEENVITAYENAAFPSTTESGTEKKKTKKRA from the exons ATGAATATTTACATTAACGGTTATATtagttgtaattttattttagacaGTTACGAGAAGCCTCgatatgaaatttacaaatactCGCAGCACGACATTCCCCCTTATCGTGGCGATTCCTCAAAGATCTTTTCGTCTTCCAAGAATTCTGAAATTAACGTCCAGAAAGCTGTCCAATACACCCTTCCATCCATCACCGAACAACTGCCTCAGTCTGCCCTTAAACCTGGAACTACTCTCTACTCGAGCTTAAGCGCCCAAGGTCAAATCGGAGGTCTCAGCCCAAGTCTCTCAAACATTCCGGGATTAGAGCAAAATAACAGCCCCTTACCAGTGGTGGTACTGAGAATCTACCCCGACCAATTGAAAGATTCGACCATCCACGCGAATCTTCCAAAAAGCCATCCCTTTGCTAAATCTATCAACTCAGTCAACATTCAGTCACTATTGCTGCACTATATTAAGGCACTACAGCCCCCTCAGAGCGTGGAAAGCAGCTACTCGCCCCCGTCTAGTAGCGAGTACACCAACTATCAGTTACCTCGTGTTCAGTACCAGAAGCCGCAACAGCAGTACCAACAGAGGCAGAATAATTACTATCAAACGCCCAATAGTCAGTATTCTGGGTATAATAGTGGCAATGGGGTGCAGATAGAGCCGGCTCCTCTCAAGTATGAATTCAG GTACCAGTCTCCCACCCCTCAAACGCCGACCACCAAATCCCAACCAGCACAGCCGCAGTTCTACTACGTTCAACCCACAACTGAAAATAGCTACAGCAGCGAACAACCCTCTTACCAGTATTACCAGCAGGAAACTCAGCAATCTGGTTACGGCCAAGAGCAGCAACCAGGCTATAATCAGGAAGTTCCAAGACAGTACTATTCTTCAGGCGAGGAGCAGCAATATCAACAGTACTACCAACAACCTTATGTCGCTGGTCCGAAGTTGCTGACCAATGAGAACTATCCTAGCAATTCACATACAAGGGTGGTGTTCAAAACAGATGCTG GCACTGTGAGAACTCCTGAAAGTGAAGAATCTACTAAAGAAATCAAGACGATCAAAATCCAAGTCCCAGAAAATATTGCTAAAGTTGAAGTGGAAGAATCGGAACAGTCTATATACAACCCGTATACGAACCATATTAAATACTCTGAAAACCAGCAAAACAATCTAGAGCAGGATTATCCTGACCAAGGGTCATCTCCTCCATCTGGAAGCTACTACCCCGACTCAGTGAAGCGGGACTACTACAACACTCAAGACAGCCCTGCAGCTGAAACTAGCTTCAACTATCAGAACATCGATTACGACCAAATGGTCCGGTATTTTGTTAGGAGGGGGGCGATGCCCAAATACTTCTACCAGCAGCCCGATAACGTTGAGGAGAGCGAGCAGAGGAGCACCTCTGAAGAAAACGTTATCACTGCTTATGAGAACGCAGCCTTTCCTTCCACCACGGAGAGCGGTACGGAGAAGAAGAAGACGAAGAAGAGGGCATAG